In Stigmatopora nigra isolate UIUO_SnigA chromosome 2, RoL_Snig_1.1, whole genome shotgun sequence, a single window of DNA contains:
- the kif26bb gene encoding kinesin-like protein KIF26B: MSSLTGGRERFTAAEPKVQHHCESSRVSGRIKGTDFNSHPNQHSTPESKGGFRSDPNRNMYLPRAEGVPSYKTLPGSVGERIMSLSRTVQRNSPRLERKEACCERCSATLVALKKQALSLSVHHHFSCKDSSDLCAFLHNNLRIHSRSTTESRDRSKDLGECATCGTKLNQLKHEAVHLALNNSRQSSSARNATVLGPSSPKLVARAASQPHGLNHCPRSPKTPQRTPQTLRRRVAKPPNHDMDRWVEEQHNVSTDGVSFYPHSQASDNALLGCTDVVRASSKIPHLSRVVTIANTAAMSFLTRAAEKLNLRRKGQASDATPPHLSNSFRDLIQKNPPPVPPCLLQAALRTKDSPNVGKVKVVLRVNPTMNESQPPVLHIDPSKKRAILLEPVCQSPPRAKKTSSRNGKDLLKAFHYDAVYPQDSTQTEVCAGVLADVIRCVLSGNDGCVLGLGCSDVGSWSSMVGNAQNIQKLGVIPCAISWLYNAIEKRREKTWTDLTVSVSAVELCCGEEDTLRDLLGEVAPSLGSMQDTPRANIRLQEDPIHGIQIRNHNRVKAPTAERAASLLDVAIAARRHNDFTTFLSHSSIMFFTLHVQPPRTQESSTIGKGSRGPTKLTMIDICSGMKGGVGYIRNKPPHSDFGPVLLSLLSGHKTIPKKASKLTMLLRESLSHANCHIAVIAEVANSMAQLQETTSIIQLASRIRRTQKRTKPLNSCSPSGRSLTRQKRGPPSFSLRAFHSTDEVDVDVQHFRLRGEQDECSSSDQSCDTVIQIDTDGLIQPRAPPRLAKPEFVPIIPSLHPNKTDIEDPEFTALLQELLKIPRLRGENKKDDPQRQAEILKSEFKKPEKDYLKCDTFTELQVRLGCIDGEETIDLLQSTSKGHPINDATHKTQSEKEAGKQATTELMEASAIMKQGLGCSQALGKENPTDGAFHGDNFQREDSGLYDCEECSATSSSEEPPNQTLNRNTTYRYQLPTSGAIHSIEMLSSQPVDKKTQCLATNCSIQSTSRKQSHEAVDWYKADKRTSPIGKSLPASPPSPPNNTTKPINNCVLLGDSVANVPKTDGKEMKATITVTVQQPLDLKGQDELVFSMVEEVTLSSTLDSGRTGGNIICIKDATQSTPPMHCASGSQPIQIISNITEDCPATIESNVTQSMLGTTMTDSEKLQYPSRRERSLPSFINPMLINMDEQLDSDNVKESEITETTVMCTASASASETNKLRSDNKGTQDYDLISCDTEILGNSPFCNITTKYSDKNHPGDWEHVYSLNPSKASLREESDGRRLGNPRLIGLSLSCLDTTSESFNTGSLPRSWLNANQQESHYQTTDGCRHPRGLTSSTPCSPRVTLERRRGKQSSSVNHSLQNVSSLKYETAYKHDARRPVRTAIGSLFEASKVGMKHDQMAGRMMSPLDENGRLSSPKMDHLTRTSLRKNTCQFPFDRGSNNTSPSCQGASKKCSDGSGKGAHKGKSVDGTIPRASRSSRKTRQTNHSYNSIPSETVTLSRPTHSKLSAVGKLKMACPKVRRLSAPNIKNHSLPRKGLQQPINRSASLSPDNKTVSFERTSSFVPSSPSLSCHSISRTPSQSSTCSSTKSAIQGFTNGRISDFMKERPASPTLSGLEPLGPFPSPYNQVTSPRTPPHMSGHASDTTSVLSGDLPPAMGKTSLCFSNRNSTMSSGYDSLVRDSEATISNWSGSLLREAHSSRSSRRRGNTGTHPSDVSEDIPHKTRQSSNSQKSRLVDHEIPENYDIRVYDIDNMKWMQKKGTHMLQRQAAVFGAHTEDDHRRRSPISQIEQRSAEGRAGSYVVPHRSEPRLRHLTEFRGGLSGAPGGP; the protein is encoded by the exons ATGTCATCTCTGacaggagggagagaaagaTTTACTGCCGCG GAACCTAAAGTGCAGCATCACTGCGAGTCCTCCCGAGTTTCCGGAAGGATTAAAGGGACTGATTTCAACTCGCATCCTAACCAGCATTCCACGCCAGAGAGTAAAGGGGGATTTAGAAGCGACCCAAATCGGAACATGTACCTCCCCAGAGCTGAAGGGGTCCCATCCTACAAGACTCTGCCTGGGTCTGTGGGAGAGCGGATCATGTCTTTAAGCAGGACTGTGCAAAGAAATTCTCCCCGATTGGAGAGGAAAGAGGCGTGTTGTGAAAGATGCTCAGCCACCCTTGTTGCTCTCAAGAAACAAGCTCTCAGCCTGTCTGTCCATCATCACTTCTCTTGTAAG GACTCTAGTGACCTGTGCGCATTTCTTCACAACAATCTACGTATCCACAGTCGGTCCACCACCGAGTCTAGGGACAGAAGCAAGGATCTGGGTGAGTGTGCCACCTGCGGCACAAAGCTGAATCAGCTCAAGCACGAGGCAGTCCACTTGGCCCTGAACAACAGTCGTCAATCATCCAGCGCCAGGAATGCTACAGTGTTGGGACCAAGTAGCCCAAAACTTGTGGCCAGAGCTGCTTCACAACCACATGGGCTCAATCACTGTCCTCGGAGCCCTAAAACACCCCAGAGAACCCCACAGACACTTAGGCGGAGGGTAGCTAAGCCCCCAAACCACGATATGGACCGCTGGGTTGAGGAGCAGCACAATGTCTCTACGGATGGTGTCAGCTTTTATCCCCATAGTCAG GCTTCAGATAACGCTTTGTTAGGATGTACTGATGTTGTACGAGCTAGCTCCAAGATTCCTCACCTCTCCAGGGTTGTGACAATTGCAAACACTGCTGCTATGTCCTTTTTGACCAG GGCAGCAGAGAAGCTCAACCTTAGGAGAAAAGGCCAGGCTTCAGATGCAACTCCTCCTCATCTCTCCAACAGTTTCAGGGATCTCATCCAGAAAAACCCTCCGCCTGTCCCCCCCTGCTTGCTCCAAGCTGCTCTCAGGACCAAAGACTCGCCCAATGTTGGCAAG GTCAAAGTTGTGCTGCGAGTTAATCCAACAATGAACGAAAGCCAACCCCCTGTTCTCCACATTGACCCTTCCAAAAAACGAGCCATTTTGTTAGAACCAGTTTGCCAAAGTCCCCCACGGGCCAAGAAAACCTCCAGTAGGAATGGAAAGGATCTTCTGAAGGCTTTTCATTATGATGCAGTCTATCCTCAAGATTCTACTCAG ACTGAGGTATGTGCCGGCGTATTGGCTGATGTCATTCGCTGCGTGCTTAGCGGCAACGATGGATGTGTTCTAGGTTTGGGGTGCTCTGATGTGG GCTCGTGGTCCAGCATGGTAGGCAATGCTCAGAACATCCAGAAACTCGGAGTGATCCCATGTGCTATCTCATGGCTATACAATGCAATCGAAAAGCGACGAGAAAAGACATGGACGGATCTGACTGTATCCGTATCTGCTGTGGAACTCTGCTGTGGAGAGGAAGACACTCTGAGAGATCTACTGGGGGAAGTTGCACCTTCTTTAGGAAGCATGCAGGACACCCCAAGAGCTAACATTCGGCTCCAAGAGGACCCCATTCATGGGATACAG ATACGAAACCACAACAGGGTCAAGGCCCCAACTGCTGAACGTGCTGCCTCTCTCCTAGATGTGGCCATTGCAGCACGCCGCCACAATGACTTCACCACATTCTTGTCCCATAGCTCCATAATGTTCTTCACACTGCACGTCCAACCCCCTCGCACACAAGAAAGCAGTACCATTGGGAAAG gtTCACGAGGCCCAACCAAGTTGACCATGATTGATATCTGTAGTGGTATGAAGGGTGGGGTTGGATATATCAGAAATAAACCTCCACATTCAGACTTCGGCCCAGTTCTTTTATCGTTACTGAGTGGACATAAAACAATCCCCAAAAA GGCAAGCAAGTTAACCATGCTTCTTCGGGAGTCCCTGAGTCATGCTAATTGCCACATTGCAGTAATTGCTGAAGTTGCTAATTCAATGGCCCAGCTACAGGAAACTACATCCATCATCCAGTTGGCTTCTCGCATCCGCAGGACACAGAAGAGGACAAAG CCATTAAACTCCTGCTCTCCTAGTGGCAGGAGTTTGACAAGACAAAAGAGAGGACCTCCATCTTTTTCCCTGCGAGCTTTCCACTCCACAGATGAGGTTGATGTTGACGTGCAACATTTTCGTCTCCGTGGTGAGCAAGATGAATGCTCCAGCAGTGACCAGTCCTGCGATACTGTAATCCAAATAGATACTGATGGCTTAATCCAGCCTAGAGCACCCCCAAGATTAGCAAAACCTGAGTTTGTGCCCATTATACCTTCCTTACACCCAAACAAGACTGATATTGAAGACCCAGAGTTTACTGCTTTACTCCAAGAGCTGCTGAAAATTCCCAGACTTCGTGGAGAGAACAAGAAAGACGATCCTCAACGGCAGGCTGAAATTCTGAAATCTGAATTTAAGAAGCCAGAGAAAGACTATCTTAAATGTGACACATTTACTGAGCTTCAAGTACGCTTGGGCTGCATTGACGGGGAGGAAACAATTGATTTGCTACAGTCAACCTCCAAAGGCCATCCAATTAATGAtgccacacacaaaacacaatcTGAGAAAGAGGCAGGGAAACAGGCTACTACCGAATTGATGGAGGCATCGGCCATAATGAAACAAGGGTTGGGCTGCAGTCAGGCATTGGGCAAAGAAAACCCAACAGATGGTGCCTTTCATGGGGACAATTTTCAGAGAGAAGACTCTGGTCTTTATGATTGTGAGGAGTGTAGTGCAACAAGTTCAAGTGAGGAGCCACCGAATCAAACTCTCAATCGCAATACAACTTACCGCTATCAGTTACCAACATCTGGAGCCATTCACTCAATTGAAATGCTGTCTTCTCAACCTGTAGATAAGAAAACTCAGTGCCTGGCTACTAACTGTTCTATTCAGTCAACTTCCAGGAAGCAAAGTCATGAAGCAGTGGACTGGTACAAGGCAGACAAAAGAACTTCACCCATTGGAAAAAGTTTACCTGCTTCACCCCCTTCTCCTCCGAACAACACTACAAAACCTATAAATAACTGTGTGCTACTTGGGGACAGTGTGGCCAATGTGCCCAAAACAGATGGCAAGGAAATGAAGGCAACTATAACTGTAACTGTTCAGCAGCCATTAGATTTGAAGGGTCAAGATGAGCTTGTTTTTTCTATGGTGGAAGAGGTGACCCTCAGCAGCACGCTCGACAGTGGAAGGACTGGAGGGAACATCATTTGTATCAAAGATGCTACTCAGTCGACACCACCAATGCACTGCGCCTCAGGCTCTCAACCAATACAAATTATAAGCAATATAACTGAAGATTGTCCAGCAACGATTGAGTCAAACGTCACACAATCCATGCTTGGAACTACGATGACTGATAGTGAAAAATTACAGTATCCATCAAGAAGAGAACGATCTCTACCTTCGTTCATAAATCCCATGTTGATAAATATGGATGAACAGTTAGATTCAGATAATGTGAAAGAAAGCGAAATAACTGAGACTACAGTCATGTGTACAGCTTCTGCATCTGCTTCTGAGACTAATAAATTAAGATCAGACAATAAAGGGACCCAAGACTATGATTTGATTTCCTGTGACACAGAGATTTTAGGAAACAGCCCTTTTTGTAATATCACTACAAAATATTCTGACAAGAATCACCCTGGAGACTGGGAGCATGTTTACTCCTTAAACCCTTCAAAGGCCTCGCTTAGGGAGGAATCAGATGGCAGACGTCTTGGGAATCCAAGATTAATTGGTCTTTCCCTAAGTTGCCTGGATACAACTAGTGAGTCCTTTAATACAGGTAGTTTGCCTCGAAGCTGGCTAAATGCCAACCAGCAGGAAAGCCACTATCAGACAACAGACGGTTGTCGGCACCCAAGGGGGTTGACATCATCCACTCCTTGCAGCCCAAGGGTAACCCTAGAGAGGAGACGCGGCAAGCAGTCTTCCTCGGTGAACCATAGTCTCCAAAATGTCTCTTCATTGAAATATGAAACAGCCTACAAACACGATGCTCGGCGACCCGTCAGAACGGCTATTGGATCATTGTTTGAGGCCTCAAAGGTAGGCATGAAACATGATCAGATGGCTGGGAGGATGATGTCACCGTTGGACGAGAATGGCAGACTTTCTAGTCCCAAAATGGATCATTTGACAAGGACATCCCTAAGGAAGAACACGTGTCAATTCCCTTTTGACCGAGGAAGCAACAACACCTCTCCGAGCTGTCAGGGTGCCTCCAAAAAATGTTCTGATGGATCTGGCAAGGGTGCTCACAAAGGAAAGAGTGTTGATGGTACAATACCGAGAGCTAGCAGAAGCTCCAGAAAGACACGGCAGACTAACCACAGCTATAATTCCATTCCATCTGAAACTGTAACTCTATCTAGGCCGACACACTCAAAGCTTTCTGCTGTAGGGAAACTTAAGATGGCTTGTCCCAAAGTACGACGCCTATCTGCTCCTAACATCAAAAACCACAGTCTCCCCCGTAAAGGCCTGCAGCAGCCCATCAACCGCAGTGCCAGTCTTTCTCCGGACAACAAAACTGTTAGCTTTGAGAGGACTTCCTCATTTGTTCCCTCTTCTCCTTCCCTCTCTTGTCATTCCATCAGCAGGACACCCAGTCAAAGCTCCACGTGCTCATCTACAAAATCTGCAATCCAAGGTTTCACCAATGGCCgcatttcagattttatgaaGGAAAGGCCTGCCAGCCCCACCCTATCAGGGCTGGAGCCATTAGGCCCCTTTCCTTCTCCTTACAACCAAGTCACCTCTCCACGCACACCCCCTCACATGAGTGGGCATGCAAGCGACACCACTAGTGTACTAAGTGGCGATTTACCACCAGCTATGGGTAAAACGTCGCTGTGTTTCTCAAACAGGAACAGTACAATGAGCAGTGGCTATGATAGCTTGGTGAGGGACAGTGAAGCCACTATAAGCAATTGGAGTGGCTCCCTCCTCAGAGAAGCTCACAGTAGTAGATCATCTCGGCGGAGAGGAAACACAG GTACTCACCCAAGTGATGTCTCTGAGGACATACCCCACAAAACAAGACAATCGTCTAATAGCCAGAAATCTCGATTGGTGGATCATGAAATCCCAGAGAATTATGACATCAGAGTGTATGATATTGACAACATGAAATGGATGCAGAAAAAag
- the hnrnpub gene encoding heterogeneous nuclear ribonucleoprotein Ub isoform X1, which yields MSSINVSKLKVNDLKDELKKRRLSDKGLKAQLMERLQAALEEEAQAEEQKASEDEALEQAAEDEGLEQAAGDEGFEQAAVDEGFEQAYGDGAIEQAAETECMVEDEMGAAPVEDMGAAPVEDMGAAPVEETRATPVEEMGAAPVEEMGAAPVEEMVATPVEEMAAAPVEEMVAAAVEEMGAAPVEESMEANEQEAEEEHNRASNDVVVATVAAVPSVVVVEDEEMGDCEEEDDDDDEIDSMLRPDVDDMEKIEEDDDEPEDQTVEEGDADKDTNADQKNKKGVKRRREEHGRGYFEFIEENKYSWASFKSPSPPLEEEDEEFDDTKVCLDNYNCDLHFKVSRDRFSASSLTMESFAYLWSGGKASYGVKKGKVCFEMKITEKIPVKHISSKNLIVHDVQVGWSLASSSLLLGDSIHSYAYSSKGRKTRNATVEDFGETFDENDVICCLADFDGGEVVLSFTKNGGEPAEAFRISKDELNGEALFPHVLCHNCAVEFNFGQMETPYFPAPTEFTFMQQIPLEERVRGPLGPQTKAECEIIVMVGLPGSGKTTWVKKHVQENPGKYYILGSDTIVEKMMINTPKRQPKEHNKLLNISQRAPLFLGKFIEIAARKKRNYILDHTNLSAPGQKRKMCLFAGFQRKAVVVLPSEDEYQERVQKKVMCGGREVPEHALLKMKGFFSFPLAGESFNEVLFAELPRNDAAKILETYKEESKTALPAEKKPNQGSIAPKRSGGPRPGGRGGKNRNNGPSQRGGGGGGGGGGRGGFQNRGNFRGGPSPRGGFNHPPRAFQQPPAYRGGYNNRGNYNHNRSRGHGPSMHGSPRGNSMRGNMGHRGGHMNRGGPMNRGNMNRGGGGGMNRGGNRGHHNQQFQQRGGRRGNYGNKNNNFGNNRNGGGGFGNGNRNGMDKARAFNQSWQQGFWNQKPWTQQYQPSYY from the exons ATGAGTTCGATTAACGTCAGTAAGCTGAAAGTCAACGACTTGAAGGACGAGCTGAAAAAGCGTCGCCTCTCCGACAAGGGACTGAAGGCCCAACTGATGGAGCGCCTGCAAGCCGCCTTGGAAGAGGAGGCCCAGGCCGAGGAACAAAAAGCCTCCGAGGATGAGGCTCTGGAACAGGCCGCCGAGGATGAGGGTTTGGAACAGGCCGCTGGGGATGAGGGTTTCGAACAGGCCGCCGTGGATGAGGGTTTTGAACAGGCCTACGGGGATGGGGCTATTGAACAGGCCGCCGAGACTGAGTGCATGGTCGAAGACGAAATGGGAGCTGCTCCGGTAGAAGATATGGGAGCTGCTCCGGTAGAAGATATGGGAGCTGCTCCGGTAGAAGAAACGAGAGCTACTCCGGTAGAAGAAATGGGAGCTGCTCCTGTAGAAGAAATGGGAGCTGCTCCGGTAGAAGAAATGGTAGCTACTCCGGTAGAAGAAATGGCAGCTGCTCCGGTAGAAGAAATGGTAGCTGCTGCAGTAGAAGAAATGGGAGCTGCTCCAGTAGAAGAAAGCATGGAAGCCAACGAGCAGGAAGCTGAGGAGGAACACAACAGAGCCAGCAACGACGTCGTTGTTGCTACCGTTGCCGCCGTCCCCAGCGTCGTCGTCGTCGAGGACGAAGAAATGGGAGACtgcgaggaggaggacgacgacgacgatgagaTCGACTCAATGCTCAGACCAGACGTGGATGACATGGAGAAAATAgaggaagacgacgacgagCCAGAGGACCAGACAGTCGAGGAGG GGGATGCGGACAAAGACACGAATGCTGATCAGAAGAATAAGAAGGGTGTTAAGAGACGCCGGGAGGAACATGGAAGGGGCTACTTTGAATTTATTGAAGAGAACAAATACAGCTG GGCTTCATTTAAGTCACCCTCACCCCCCTtggaggaagaagatgaagagtTTGATGATACCAAAGTCTGCCTGGACAACT ACAACTGCGACCTACACTTTAAGGTGTCGCGTGACCGCTTCAGTGCCTCGTCGCTCACAATGGAGAGTTTTGCTTACCTATGGTCAGGGGGCAAAGCATCATATGGTGTGAAAAAGGGCAAAGTCTGCTTTGAAATGAAG ATCACAGAAAAGATTCCAGTGAAGCACATCTCCAGTAAGAACCTGATAGTCCATGATGTGCAGGTTGGCTGGTCGCTAGCTTCGTCATCTCTACTGCTGG GTGACAGCATCCATTCATATGCATACTCTAGCAAGGGGAGAAAGACAAGAAATGCTACGGTGGAGGACTTTGGTGAAACGTTCGATGAGAATGATGTCATCTGTTGCCTTGCT GACTTCGACGGGGGCGAAGTCGTTTTATCCTTTACAAAGAATGGTGGGGAACCAGCAGAAGCATTCCGGATCAGCAAAGACGAGCTGAACGGCGAGGCTCTTTTCCCTCATGTGCTGTGCCACAACTGCGCTGTGGAGTTCAACTTCGGTCAAATGGAGACCCCATACTTTCCTGCGCCCACAGAGTTCACATTCATGCAGCAGATCCCCTTGGAAGAACGGGTCCGTGGGCCTCTTGGGCCGCAAACTAAAGCTGAGTGTGAG ATCATAGTGATGGTAGGTCTGCCAGGTTCAGGCAAGACCACATGGGTAAAGAAACATGTCCAGGAGAATCCTGGGAAATACTACATCCTAGGAAGTGACACAATTGTGGAAAAGATGATG ATCAACACTCCAAAACGGCAACCAAAGGAGCACAACAAACTACTTAACATATCCCAGCGTGCACCTCTTTTCTTGGGAAAGTTCATTGAGATTGCTGCCCGAAAGAAAAGGAACTACATCTTGGATCAT ACTAACTTGTCTGCCCCGggccagaagaggaagatgtGTTTGTTTGCTGGTTTCCAGCGCAAAGCTGTGGTAGTACTTCCCTCGGAGGATGAGTACCAGGAAAGGGTCCAGAAGAAGGTTATGTGTGGTGGCAGAGAAGTCCCTGAACACGCCCTTCTCAAAATGAAAG gatttttttcattcccTCTGGCGGGCGAGAGCTTCAACGAGGTGCTCTTTGCCGAGTTGCCCAGAAATGACGCTGCCAAAATACTGGAAACATACAAAGAGGAAAGCAAGACAGCCCTGCCTGCCGAGAAGAAGCCCAACCAGGGAAGCATTGCACCCAAGCGAAGCGGCGGGCCCCGTCCGGGCGGTCGCGGAGGCAAGAACCGCAACAATGGACCATCacagagaggaggaggaggtggtggcggcggtggtggccGTGGAGGCTTTCAGAACCGTGGCAATTTCAGAGGAG GTCCAAGCCCCCGTGGTGGCTTCAATCACCCCCCTCGGGCCTTCCAGCAACCTCCTGCCTACAGAGGAGGTTACAACAACCGTGGCAACTACAACCACAACCGCAGCCGCGGTCACGGACCCAGCATGCACGGATCCCCCAGGGGAAACTCGATGAGAGGAAACATGGGCCATCGAGGCGGTCATATGAATAGAGGTGGCCCGATGAACCGAGGCAACATGAACAGAGGCGGCGGTGGTGGCATGAATCGCGGTGGAAACAGAGGGCATCACAACCAG CAGTTTCAACAAAGAGGTGGTCGCCGAGGAAACTATGGCAATAAGAACAACAATTTTGGCAATAACCGGAAcggtggtggtggttttgggAATGGGAATAGGAACGGCATGGACAAGGCGCGGGCTTTCAACCAGAGCTGGCAGCAAGgg ttctGGAACCAGAAGCCATGGACCCAGCAATATCAGCCAAGCTATTACTAA
- the hnrnpub gene encoding heterogeneous nuclear ribonucleoprotein Ub isoform X2, which translates to MSSINVSKLKVNDLKDELKKRRLSDKGLKAQLMERLQAALEEEAQAEEQKASEDEALEQAAEDEGLEQAAGDEGFEQAAVDEGFEQAYGDGAIEQAAETECMVEDEMGAAPVEDMGAAPVEDMGAAPVEETRATPVEEMGAAPVEEMGAAPVEEMVATPVEEMAAAPVEEMVAAAVEEMGAAPVEESMEANEQEAEEEHNRASNDVVVATVAAVPSVVVVEDEEMGDCEEEDDDDDEIDSMLRPDVDDMEKIEEDDDEPEDQTVEEGDADKDTNADQKNKKGVKRRREEHGRGYFEFIEENKYSWASFKSPSPPLEEEDEEFDDTKVCLDNYNCDLHFKVSRDRFSASSLTMESFAYLWSGGKASYGVKKGKVCFEMKITEKIPVKHISSKNLIVHDVQVGWSLASSSLLLGDSIHSYAYSSKGRKTRNATVEDFGETFDENDVICCLADFDGGEVVLSFTKNGGEPAEAFRISKDELNGEALFPHVLCHNCAVEFNFGQMETPYFPAPTEFTFMQQIPLEERVRGPLGPQTKAECEIIVMVGLPGSGKTTWVKKHVQENPGKYYILGSDTIVEKMMINTPKRQPKEHNKLLNISQRAPLFLGKFIEIAARKKRNYILDHTNLSAPGQKRKMCLFAGFQRKAVVVLPSEDEYQERVQKKVMCGGREVPEHALLKMKGFFSFPLAGESFNEVLFAELPRNDAAKILETYKEESKTALPAEKKPNQGSIAPKRSGGPRPGGRGGKNRNNGPSQRGGGGGGGGGGRGGFQNRGNFRGGPSPRGGFNHPPRAFQQPPAYRGGYNNRGNYNHNRSRGHGPSMHGSPRGNSMRGNMGHRGGHMNRGGPMNRGNMNRGGGGGMNRGGNRGHHNQFQQRGGRRGNYGNKNNNFGNNRNGGGGFGNGNRNGMDKARAFNQSWQQGFWNQKPWTQQYQPSYY; encoded by the exons ATGAGTTCGATTAACGTCAGTAAGCTGAAAGTCAACGACTTGAAGGACGAGCTGAAAAAGCGTCGCCTCTCCGACAAGGGACTGAAGGCCCAACTGATGGAGCGCCTGCAAGCCGCCTTGGAAGAGGAGGCCCAGGCCGAGGAACAAAAAGCCTCCGAGGATGAGGCTCTGGAACAGGCCGCCGAGGATGAGGGTTTGGAACAGGCCGCTGGGGATGAGGGTTTCGAACAGGCCGCCGTGGATGAGGGTTTTGAACAGGCCTACGGGGATGGGGCTATTGAACAGGCCGCCGAGACTGAGTGCATGGTCGAAGACGAAATGGGAGCTGCTCCGGTAGAAGATATGGGAGCTGCTCCGGTAGAAGATATGGGAGCTGCTCCGGTAGAAGAAACGAGAGCTACTCCGGTAGAAGAAATGGGAGCTGCTCCTGTAGAAGAAATGGGAGCTGCTCCGGTAGAAGAAATGGTAGCTACTCCGGTAGAAGAAATGGCAGCTGCTCCGGTAGAAGAAATGGTAGCTGCTGCAGTAGAAGAAATGGGAGCTGCTCCAGTAGAAGAAAGCATGGAAGCCAACGAGCAGGAAGCTGAGGAGGAACACAACAGAGCCAGCAACGACGTCGTTGTTGCTACCGTTGCCGCCGTCCCCAGCGTCGTCGTCGTCGAGGACGAAGAAATGGGAGACtgcgaggaggaggacgacgacgacgatgagaTCGACTCAATGCTCAGACCAGACGTGGATGACATGGAGAAAATAgaggaagacgacgacgagCCAGAGGACCAGACAGTCGAGGAGG GGGATGCGGACAAAGACACGAATGCTGATCAGAAGAATAAGAAGGGTGTTAAGAGACGCCGGGAGGAACATGGAAGGGGCTACTTTGAATTTATTGAAGAGAACAAATACAGCTG GGCTTCATTTAAGTCACCCTCACCCCCCTtggaggaagaagatgaagagtTTGATGATACCAAAGTCTGCCTGGACAACT ACAACTGCGACCTACACTTTAAGGTGTCGCGTGACCGCTTCAGTGCCTCGTCGCTCACAATGGAGAGTTTTGCTTACCTATGGTCAGGGGGCAAAGCATCATATGGTGTGAAAAAGGGCAAAGTCTGCTTTGAAATGAAG ATCACAGAAAAGATTCCAGTGAAGCACATCTCCAGTAAGAACCTGATAGTCCATGATGTGCAGGTTGGCTGGTCGCTAGCTTCGTCATCTCTACTGCTGG GTGACAGCATCCATTCATATGCATACTCTAGCAAGGGGAGAAAGACAAGAAATGCTACGGTGGAGGACTTTGGTGAAACGTTCGATGAGAATGATGTCATCTGTTGCCTTGCT GACTTCGACGGGGGCGAAGTCGTTTTATCCTTTACAAAGAATGGTGGGGAACCAGCAGAAGCATTCCGGATCAGCAAAGACGAGCTGAACGGCGAGGCTCTTTTCCCTCATGTGCTGTGCCACAACTGCGCTGTGGAGTTCAACTTCGGTCAAATGGAGACCCCATACTTTCCTGCGCCCACAGAGTTCACATTCATGCAGCAGATCCCCTTGGAAGAACGGGTCCGTGGGCCTCTTGGGCCGCAAACTAAAGCTGAGTGTGAG ATCATAGTGATGGTAGGTCTGCCAGGTTCAGGCAAGACCACATGGGTAAAGAAACATGTCCAGGAGAATCCTGGGAAATACTACATCCTAGGAAGTGACACAATTGTGGAAAAGATGATG ATCAACACTCCAAAACGGCAACCAAAGGAGCACAACAAACTACTTAACATATCCCAGCGTGCACCTCTTTTCTTGGGAAAGTTCATTGAGATTGCTGCCCGAAAGAAAAGGAACTACATCTTGGATCAT ACTAACTTGTCTGCCCCGggccagaagaggaagatgtGTTTGTTTGCTGGTTTCCAGCGCAAAGCTGTGGTAGTACTTCCCTCGGAGGATGAGTACCAGGAAAGGGTCCAGAAGAAGGTTATGTGTGGTGGCAGAGAAGTCCCTGAACACGCCCTTCTCAAAATGAAAG gatttttttcattcccTCTGGCGGGCGAGAGCTTCAACGAGGTGCTCTTTGCCGAGTTGCCCAGAAATGACGCTGCCAAAATACTGGAAACATACAAAGAGGAAAGCAAGACAGCCCTGCCTGCCGAGAAGAAGCCCAACCAGGGAAGCATTGCACCCAAGCGAAGCGGCGGGCCCCGTCCGGGCGGTCGCGGAGGCAAGAACCGCAACAATGGACCATCacagagaggaggaggaggtggtggcggcggtggtggccGTGGAGGCTTTCAGAACCGTGGCAATTTCAGAGGAG GTCCAAGCCCCCGTGGTGGCTTCAATCACCCCCCTCGGGCCTTCCAGCAACCTCCTGCCTACAGAGGAGGTTACAACAACCGTGGCAACTACAACCACAACCGCAGCCGCGGTCACGGACCCAGCATGCACGGATCCCCCAGGGGAAACTCGATGAGAGGAAACATGGGCCATCGAGGCGGTCATATGAATAGAGGTGGCCCGATGAACCGAGGCAACATGAACAGAGGCGGCGGTGGTGGCATGAATCGCGGTGGAAACAGAGGGCATCACAACCAG TTTCAACAAAGAGGTGGTCGCCGAGGAAACTATGGCAATAAGAACAACAATTTTGGCAATAACCGGAAcggtggtggtggttttgggAATGGGAATAGGAACGGCATGGACAAGGCGCGGGCTTTCAACCAGAGCTGGCAGCAAGgg ttctGGAACCAGAAGCCATGGACCCAGCAATATCAGCCAAGCTATTACTAA